The Aeoliella mucimassa genome includes the window TGGTGCGGAACAGGAGCCCCAACGCCTTACACGACTCCGGTGAGAGCTTCTTTACTAACTCCCTGCCGCCTCCCTTCCGGTGGCTTATGCGGACAAATCTTTCGTGCAGGTCGATGTCGTCGCGTGTCAGCTGGAGCAAGGCTCCGATTCGTTCCGCCGTGTCCCACGATGTGTGCAGCAACGCCGGCCAGAACACCGAGCCGGGCATTCCGTAGACTTTGCGATTCGTGCGGCGTGCTTCGTCGAACAGCTTCCGCACCTCCTGCTTGCTCCAAGCCTTCGGTGCCTTTCGTGTCCTCGATGGCGATTTACATTCAGGCTCGGGCAGGGTGGTCCTCACAACACACCAGCGAGCGAACGCAAGTATCTTGTTTAACTCGCCGCGGATGGTATCGGCAACAGCCTTTTCGTTCTGACGAGCCTCGACGTACTTGGCGAAATTGGCGTCTGTCAGACTGCCGACCATTTCGCCACCTATCAGCCGAGCCCAATGATTGAACGCCCCATTGTAGCGGCTTCGGGTGTTCGTGCGGTGTTGCTTCACCGCATGGTATAGGCATCTCGCATCGGCAATCGGCGTCAAAAGGGTGATACCAGCTTGTTGCACTTCACCTGCGCGAGCGTCGTTTTCCTGCTCTTTCTTATCGAGTAGATCGAC containing:
- a CDS encoding tyrosine-type recombinase/integrase, which gives rise to MNQELANWTIERYLNESFIPSREDDWGNAVSTSKEYRVAVSSLDRFAGHSVTMGEVTEAILAEFGEWLIDNGSSAETAHSYCKRVRAIAREVNPTEFALLFNTRRAVDLLDKKEQENDARAGEVQQAGITLLTPIADARCLYHAVKQHRTNTRSRYNGAFNHWARLIGGEMVGSLTDANFAKYVEARQNEKAVADTIRGELNKILAFARWCVVRTTLPEPECKSPSRTRKAPKAWSKQEVRKLFDEARRTNRKVYGMPGSVFWPALLHTSWDTAERIGALLQLTRDDIDLHERFVRISHRKGGGRELVKKLSPESCKALGLLFRTMPGSDKVFMYGDPSTLWKAYGRILEDAGLPSGRDSKFHRLRKTHATWLHRAGGDATESLGHSSDEVTRASYIDPRYSQEKRADQLLFKPERTSIAAGLAGVLAWFGK